A window from Pseudooceanicola algae encodes these proteins:
- a CDS encoding UvrD-helicase domain-containing protein, which produces MKRFAVIFNRHVITLGRVQRGMLNTDFDSVDAVARGQKLAAQLRRDIHDLGAVPISRVVAGLRTFAIAEGVSEAAAKQWAQALVSVLVACGDLGSGKSYGEPVLVKRRSVSVLIQGDRCILLGGDPSQGEPHGLLRTTDVVPADAVSFHDRVGELSDDDVAGLWQVLDAGVWLLGGTSSSGVTRVLGLAGVVPDLTIPQETSAWLREYFPLPRTGENAADPSQAAVIDSSASLRQIVTAGPGSGKTHTATERVIHLVQQGLPPAGIRLITFTRVAAEEVGGRISQALVDYSYSGGVTCGTIDSLAWNLVTTLGDAPSGGHERIVRVARKAISDGDQAMLDLLTGITHLVIDEAQDIVGERRMFCSALIDALPMNVGVTILGDGAQAIYGSWAGDKGGDGSLHAEFRGRAGWEDRTLTANHRTKSDSLRRFFAQARALLEANGDPRSTYLEIREMLEDVATDPNVSLTGPVFPWRDDSLILFRGRAATEVASARLTRAARTHRLKLSGQTTVCDPLVGVMCAGLAPGAAVRLEHVRRRLADLHPAPFGLTEEDVLSDIQSLGNGPTARLQDIAEAVEREPVAHTRDHVGTAGPLLGSIHGAKGREASNVLLMLPPVPTGDDVDWQEETRVLFVGATRASTHLYLGRARPGLVRPGKNGGRWMRGSGGGLLLSGSEGLRSLGGVAPALEVWEAAIRQPSCSFRRSDTGEEALWHLFTDSGETLAQVDGPLSADLDYLASGRGGLAAGTIRVVGATTVVDRRNDGRIQEVTLLPVLQGVVRGAGSKDDQDDQ; this is translated from the coding sequence TTGAAGCGGTTCGCGGTGATTTTCAATAGGCATGTCATTACTTTAGGTCGGGTACAACGTGGAATGCTAAACACTGATTTCGACTCGGTGGACGCCGTCGCCCGCGGTCAAAAACTGGCCGCACAGTTGCGCAGGGATATCCATGATCTCGGGGCGGTGCCGATTTCCCGGGTAGTCGCCGGTCTACGAACATTTGCCATAGCCGAAGGCGTGTCCGAGGCGGCAGCAAAACAATGGGCACAGGCTCTCGTGTCGGTTCTGGTGGCCTGCGGTGATCTTGGTTCCGGCAAGTCGTACGGCGAGCCGGTCTTGGTGAAACGAAGGTCGGTGTCGGTGCTGATCCAAGGGGATCGGTGCATCCTGCTTGGGGGCGATCCGTCCCAAGGCGAACCTCATGGCCTGCTGCGAACAACGGATGTGGTCCCCGCAGATGCGGTCAGTTTCCATGACAGGGTCGGCGAGCTTTCAGATGATGATGTCGCTGGTCTCTGGCAGGTCTTGGACGCAGGAGTCTGGTTGTTGGGTGGGACTTCTTCAAGCGGCGTGACACGCGTGCTTGGTCTTGCTGGCGTCGTGCCAGACCTGACGATCCCCCAGGAAACATCAGCTTGGCTCAGGGAGTATTTTCCTTTACCCCGGACGGGCGAGAATGCTGCTGATCCATCACAAGCTGCAGTCATCGACAGTTCAGCAAGTTTGCGACAGATCGTTACCGCCGGCCCGGGAAGTGGCAAGACACATACCGCCACGGAACGGGTCATACATCTTGTGCAGCAAGGCCTGCCACCTGCCGGAATTCGCCTCATCACCTTTACTCGCGTCGCAGCTGAAGAGGTGGGGGGGCGCATCTCGCAGGCTCTTGTGGACTACTCTTATTCCGGCGGCGTCACGTGTGGTACGATTGACTCTCTCGCGTGGAACTTGGTGACTACACTTGGGGATGCCCCGTCCGGGGGACACGAGCGGATCGTTCGTGTTGCTCGAAAAGCGATTTCAGACGGCGATCAGGCGATGCTGGATCTGCTGACGGGAATTACCCATCTGGTGATCGACGAAGCCCAGGACATCGTTGGGGAGCGACGCATGTTTTGTAGCGCTTTGATCGATGCGCTGCCAATGAACGTTGGAGTAACAATACTGGGCGACGGGGCACAGGCGATCTACGGATCGTGGGCGGGCGACAAAGGGGGTGATGGGTCCCTGCATGCCGAGTTCAGAGGCCGCGCCGGCTGGGAAGACCGAACCCTTACGGCAAACCATCGGACAAAGTCAGACAGTCTGCGGCGTTTCTTCGCACAAGCGCGGGCGCTACTCGAAGCCAACGGTGATCCGCGTTCGACTTATCTCGAAATTCGGGAAATGCTCGAAGACGTTGCGACGGATCCGAATGTGAGCCTGACCGGACCGGTCTTTCCGTGGCGGGATGACAGTTTGATCCTTTTCCGGGGCCGAGCTGCAACCGAGGTCGCGTCAGCCCGATTGACTCGGGCAGCCCGGACACACCGTTTGAAACTGTCGGGACAAACAACTGTTTGCGATCCGCTGGTGGGCGTGATGTGCGCGGGGCTTGCACCCGGTGCTGCTGTACGTCTTGAGCATGTGCGCCGGCGACTTGCGGACCTTCATCCCGCGCCGTTTGGTCTGACGGAAGAGGACGTGCTTTCGGACATTCAGTCCCTCGGGAATGGACCGACGGCGCGCCTTCAGGACATCGCGGAGGCTGTTGAACGGGAGCCGGTGGCGCACACGCGCGATCATGTCGGCACTGCAGGTCCGCTGCTTGGCTCCATACATGGAGCAAAGGGGCGTGAAGCATCGAACGTACTTCTCATGCTGCCTCCGGTTCCGACTGGTGATGATGTCGACTGGCAAGAGGAAACCCGCGTTCTGTTCGTAGGGGCGACGAGGGCATCGACACACCTGTATCTGGGCAGGGCGCGGCCGGGTTTGGTTCGTCCTGGAAAGAATGGAGGCAGATGGATGCGCGGAAGCGGCGGCGGCCTCCTGCTGTCCGGGTCGGAAGGGCTGAGATCGCTTGGCGGGGTGGCCCCGGCCTTGGAGGTTTGGGAGGCAGCAATCCGGCAACCCAGTTGCTCGTTCCGGCGCAGCGACACAGGTGAGGAGGCGCTATGGCACCTCTTCACAGACAGTGGGGAGACGTTGGCTCAAGTTGATGGCCCGCTGAGTGCCGACCTCGATTACCTCGCGTCCGGTCGGGGCGGCCTCGCTGCAGGCACAATACGCGTGGTCGGTGCAACAACCGTGGTTGACCGTCGAAACGATGGCAGGATTCAAGAGGTGACTCTGCTGCCGGTGCTTCAGGGCGTCGTGCGGGGTGCCGGGAGTAAGGACGATCAAGATGACCAGTAA
- the drmB gene encoding DUF1998 domain-containing protein, producing MSKNVGSIRRSQIISTFGPGAIVDFRLPGSGALLSGVMQGLEAWEAYTKGGYKQDVVREPRLEALLGVDHFRAPPVGTYLKGGQKRDRVLPIERFPDWLSCPECHVINRSGQWAPSRNRDSLHCGQCRGKPAVLPVRFIAICEKGHLDDFPWTSWLTHEPGCSRPVLALKSVGAGIGGLLLTCKSCGAGRSMAEAFSPKGIPKHKCGGGRPWLGGRQSGCEAAPRITQRGASNVYFSIEQSAITLPDWKVSFREKIADFVDMLDFLDDEDMRIAFIAKKILPTWDGPDTAEEIARRFREMKEGNSGSEGDLRLDEFRMLLTDTSEFDESAMILLNRQQPVPHTLSGMISWISSVERLREVRALTGFTRLKAQVAGKPDAVPLSRSGLSWLPALALHGEGVFLSLDLDAVSEWESRSDVVEHLAHLIQTYVDSARAEGKQVDGAPQQLNARYILIHTLAHALIARLSLDSGYSSSALRERLYVGPEMAGLLIYTSTPDADGTMGGLSRQARPARMEQLVLQALADHELCSADPLCSEGMARSGSNGNHAACHNCMFLPETSCEAWNGFLDRSLLSAGPLSFFKSLGE from the coding sequence ATGAGCAAGAACGTCGGCAGCATTCGCCGCAGTCAGATCATTTCGACCTTCGGTCCAGGGGCAATCGTTGATTTCCGTCTGCCGGGAAGCGGGGCGCTGCTCTCGGGGGTCATGCAGGGTTTGGAGGCCTGGGAGGCCTACACGAAAGGTGGCTACAAACAGGATGTGGTGCGCGAACCGAGACTCGAAGCGCTCTTGGGCGTCGACCATTTCCGGGCTCCGCCGGTAGGAACTTACCTGAAGGGCGGGCAAAAAAGGGATCGCGTGCTCCCGATAGAACGGTTTCCGGATTGGCTGTCCTGTCCCGAGTGCCACGTCATCAACCGGTCGGGGCAATGGGCACCATCGCGGAACCGCGATAGCCTGCATTGTGGCCAATGCCGGGGGAAGCCTGCAGTGCTGCCTGTGCGTTTCATCGCTATTTGCGAAAAAGGGCACCTTGATGATTTTCCCTGGACTTCCTGGCTGACGCACGAGCCTGGGTGTTCCCGGCCAGTTCTGGCATTGAAGAGCGTCGGAGCAGGCATCGGAGGGCTGTTGCTGACCTGCAAATCCTGTGGTGCGGGGCGTTCCATGGCCGAAGCATTCTCACCCAAGGGTATTCCGAAGCACAAATGCGGCGGTGGCCGACCGTGGCTTGGCGGACGCCAATCGGGATGTGAGGCGGCGCCGCGGATCACGCAGCGGGGCGCGAGCAACGTCTATTTCTCAATCGAGCAGAGCGCGATAACCCTTCCCGATTGGAAGGTGTCCTTCAGGGAGAAGATCGCCGACTTCGTCGACATGCTCGATTTTCTCGACGATGAAGACATGCGGATCGCATTCATCGCAAAGAAGATCCTGCCGACTTGGGACGGCCCCGACACCGCCGAAGAAATCGCACGTCGCTTTAGGGAGATGAAGGAAGGCAATTCTGGAAGTGAAGGGGATCTGCGGCTGGACGAGTTCCGGATGCTGCTGACGGATACTTCTGAGTTTGACGAAAGCGCGATGATTTTGCTGAACCGCCAACAACCCGTTCCTCACACATTGTCGGGGATGATCTCCTGGATTTCGTCGGTGGAAAGGCTTCGAGAAGTGCGTGCCCTGACCGGGTTCACGAGGCTGAAGGCGCAGGTAGCTGGCAAGCCGGATGCTGTGCCGCTGTCTCGATCAGGTCTGTCGTGGCTGCCAGCGTTAGCCTTGCATGGGGAGGGCGTATTCCTGTCGCTGGACCTGGATGCCGTGTCTGAATGGGAAAGTCGGTCGGATGTTGTCGAACATCTGGCTCATCTGATCCAGACATATGTGGATAGTGCTCGGGCCGAAGGAAAGCAGGTGGATGGCGCGCCACAGCAACTCAACGCACGGTACATACTGATCCACACTTTGGCGCATGCGTTGATCGCGCGCCTGTCGCTCGACAGCGGGTATTCCTCGAGCGCACTGCGTGAGCGCCTTTATGTTGGACCGGAAATGGCCGGATTGCTGATCTACACCTCGACGCCGGACGCAGACGGAACAATGGGAGGGCTTTCGCGGCAAGCGCGACCGGCTCGCATGGAGCAACTGGTGCTTCAGGCGCTGGCCGACCATGAGCTCTGCTCCGCTGATCCGCTATGCTCCGAAGGAATGGCGCGCAGCGGCTCGAACGGCAACCACGCGGCCTGCCATAACTGCATGTTTCTTCCTGAAACCAGTTGCGAGGCGTGGAATGGCTTTCTTGACCGGAGCTTGTTGAGCGCGGGACCGCTCTCGTTCTTCAAAAGTCTGGGCGAGTGA
- a CDS encoding DEAD/DEAH box helicase, which yields MTTPADMPFTFEAVVAEFGDRFSVSQRVLDPALRISNGPVCLAARLGGIRTLRGVQSFIEAPSARHAWVLDGNTIRPLPQDAPDLVAEVLEGADPQDVPFALGIRLTQEPNELIAVDADEEVLRSGTIAADDLGSEMSIAGLNAKLFPFQARGVQWMWQTAKRTGGLILADEMGLGKTLQIIALLMMDPPPHSAPALIICPTSLIANWVREIRRFAPSLTILVHRGAYRAGIFRDLQVASVVITTYDTMVNDIAVLSSLEWSWVISDEAQAVKNPESSRRQALATIPRRCAIPMTGTPVENTLLDLWSLIDLAVPGMLGEQDVFKVEYPDTVEAAQSLARLTDPVILKRRVAYVAGDLPERIDVDLPVLLDEDLTRQYELVRQTTLEKYPVAGALVATMQLQLFCAHPWLQSRDDVQDHDDADLVASDAAPLMTPKMERSIALLREAFTNRRKVIVFASFNRIGDLLEQAGRDLPTAWWGAINGSTAQEDRQAIVDKFSSFDGPACLVLNPRAAGAGLNITAATIVIHFTPLWNPALEAQASARAHRRGQTVPVTIYRLFYEDTVEQVMIERSTWKSELANETMPLAIRDTEDLTRALQMTPNGKS from the coding sequence GTGACCACACCGGCTGACATGCCCTTCACGTTTGAAGCGGTTGTAGCTGAATTCGGCGACCGCTTTAGCGTTTCTCAGCGGGTCCTTGATCCCGCCCTCCGGATCAGCAACGGACCTGTGTGCCTTGCGGCACGGCTGGGTGGCATTCGGACGCTTCGCGGCGTGCAGAGCTTCATCGAGGCCCCTTCAGCCCGCCATGCCTGGGTGCTGGATGGAAATACGATCCGGCCTCTTCCGCAGGATGCACCCGATCTGGTTGCCGAAGTCCTCGAAGGTGCCGATCCACAGGATGTCCCGTTTGCCTTGGGCATAAGGCTCACGCAGGAGCCAAACGAATTGATCGCGGTCGACGCCGATGAGGAAGTACTCCGATCTGGCACTATTGCGGCAGATGACCTTGGCTCTGAAATGTCCATCGCCGGGCTGAACGCGAAGCTATTTCCGTTTCAGGCCCGTGGCGTCCAGTGGATGTGGCAGACCGCCAAGCGGACCGGTGGCCTGATCCTCGCGGATGAAATGGGCCTTGGAAAAACCCTGCAGATCATCGCACTGCTCATGATGGATCCACCTCCGCACAGTGCGCCCGCGCTCATCATCTGCCCGACAAGCCTGATTGCCAACTGGGTCCGAGAGATCCGCCGCTTTGCACCGTCGCTCACCATTCTGGTGCATCGAGGCGCGTATCGGGCCGGCATCTTCCGTGATCTGCAGGTCGCCTCCGTCGTCATCACGACCTACGACACGATGGTGAACGACATTGCTGTGTTGTCGTCCTTGGAATGGTCCTGGGTGATCTCTGACGAAGCGCAAGCGGTCAAGAACCCGGAATCAAGCCGGCGTCAGGCACTGGCCACCATTCCAAGACGCTGCGCGATTCCTATGACTGGTACACCAGTCGAGAACACCCTTCTCGACCTCTGGTCACTGATCGATTTGGCGGTGCCCGGAATGCTCGGCGAGCAGGATGTCTTCAAGGTCGAATATCCAGACACTGTGGAAGCAGCTCAAAGCCTAGCGCGGCTGACCGACCCAGTCATCCTGAAACGGCGGGTCGCCTATGTGGCAGGCGACCTGCCAGAACGGATCGACGTCGACCTGCCCGTTTTGCTCGACGAGGACCTTACCCGGCAATACGAGCTGGTCCGGCAGACAACCCTTGAGAAGTATCCGGTGGCCGGCGCGCTGGTTGCTACGATGCAATTGCAGCTCTTCTGTGCCCACCCATGGTTGCAGAGCCGCGACGATGTGCAGGATCACGACGACGCCGATCTCGTTGCAAGTGATGCAGCGCCGCTGATGACTCCGAAGATGGAGCGGTCCATTGCGCTTCTGCGCGAAGCATTCACTAACCGGCGCAAAGTGATCGTCTTCGCTTCCTTCAACAGGATCGGAGACCTTCTTGAGCAAGCCGGGCGTGACCTTCCCACCGCGTGGTGGGGCGCCATCAACGGCAGCACAGCCCAGGAAGATCGCCAGGCCATCGTCGATAAGTTCTCGTCCTTTGACGGTCCGGCCTGCCTCGTGCTCAATCCGCGCGCCGCAGGCGCAGGGCTGAACATCACCGCCGCAACCATCGTCATTCACTTCACGCCCCTCTGGAACCCCGCACTCGAAGCGCAGGCCAGCGCACGCGCGCACCGCCGCGGCCAGACCGTGCCAGTCACCATCTACCGTCTGTTCTACGAAGACACGGTAGAACAAGTGATGATCGAACGATCGACTTGGAAAAGTGAACTGGCGAACGAAACCATGCCCTTAGCGATCCGCGACACCGAGGATCTGACCCGGGCACTCCAGATGACTCCCAACGGAAAGTCCTGA
- a CDS encoding HNH endonuclease: protein MLSARQTLIREELEAGTGAAIGMAVDGSKSRTGLRIWFADLEERYGPVAEMRPYGLKGYAVTLGFGAFAGEVVRRIAGAGSEDVHLARALVASVDSSVEVEVQGQEMADWKITTGDFRMTAIIRNLPRDPEVALTEVSRDTIVPMMAAMAELIGYDVIEEDDHGEPEYEGAELFTTVRRRERNPRNRLLCIRLHGEVCACCGLDPRETYGVAGSIIEVHHLEPLSLLKEPRPYDPARDLAPLCPNCHRAVHTRRPEPWSLEEVVELMADPMGKAGIL, encoded by the coding sequence ATGCTGTCAGCCCGCCAAACCCTCATTCGGGAAGAACTGGAGGCCGGAACCGGCGCTGCGATCGGCATGGCCGTTGACGGGTCGAAGTCGCGGACCGGCCTGCGGATATGGTTTGCGGACCTCGAAGAGCGGTACGGTCCCGTGGCCGAGATGCGTCCCTACGGCCTGAAGGGTTACGCCGTTACGCTGGGCTTTGGCGCATTTGCGGGTGAGGTCGTGCGACGGATCGCTGGTGCCGGGTCCGAGGATGTCCATCTGGCGCGGGCCCTCGTCGCGTCCGTCGACAGTTCTGTGGAGGTTGAAGTCCAAGGACAGGAGATGGCCGATTGGAAGATCACCACTGGAGATTTCCGGATGACTGCCATCATCCGGAACCTTCCGCGGGACCCCGAGGTCGCACTGACCGAGGTCAGCCGCGACACGATCGTGCCCATGATGGCCGCCATGGCCGAACTGATCGGGTATGACGTCATCGAGGAGGACGACCACGGCGAGCCCGAATACGAAGGGGCGGAACTGTTCACAACGGTCAGGCGCCGGGAACGTAACCCCAGAAATCGGCTCCTTTGCATCAGGTTGCACGGCGAAGTTTGCGCCTGCTGCGGGCTTGATCCGCGCGAGACATACGGCGTGGCTGGCAGCATCATCGAGGTCCACCATCTCGAACCGCTTTCGCTCCTGAAAGAGCCGCGCCCATATGACCCGGCACGCGACCTCGCCCCTCTCTGTCCGAATTGTCACCGCGCCGTGCATACACGCCGACCCGAACCGTGGTCCCTGGAGGAAGTTGTCGAATTGATGGCTGATCCAATGGGCAAGGCTGGCATCTTGTGA
- a CDS encoding DEAD/DEAH box helicase, whose amino-acid sequence MTSNPLGVARQRMIERLRQDLMGPLADDEVLHDSPSEIYMTGILFAQKSPQGMGETEGAVLGSDEGDDAASRVPPDTFRPSSAGLSFAVRPTDGENVLLNVDVSSARYEARPRATSDDGRPRFDWGRKQLTARHSIELPSDRDGEYDVPGVPEMTLWLRSRRLGDLYLVTIILLNRNVMPEKSEPGLRDVGNLHQVGFSVEADPDFGLIVPRPDPMLRMPDEDRATAALLYRDAPDYGAGHTCSIRSENLPDGTVRLSTEWLPSTLVRSPGPLGDPEHFGKLVAKKLEGALGSEWLSVAPSGDVCAALDELCACYDQWIAAREAEVNALPAGHQDTARRHMDECRIASGRMREGVDLLRKDGPELFAFRLANRALWQQNEWKRKRDSRIGPLVWRPFQMAFVLLCMASAGNRDHDDRGVMDLLWFPTGGGKTEAYLLLTAYTVFMRRQLGGPETAGVTVLMRYTLRLLTAQQFQRAAAMILACDLLRTGDSECPGIKIPSSLSQGAPISIGLWVGRDTTPNKIVETEKTGSPAQIEHCPDCGSQLEWDIASSGNRIHATCHGNGCSSGQARDHFPFWTVDEDIYRELPTLLLGTADKFVQIVTKKQTGRLFGLGDAGQLPPDLIIQDELHLISGPLGSMAGLFETAIDALCTREGQRPKVIGSTATIKRAADQVLNLFDRSVLQFPPPGLHHANSGFACVEQDSPGRLYLGVTTAGRTGSYIYQAIASSLLQAAADPSLSGAEEDYYWTLVGYFNSLRELGSASIIMQDDVTHGLELVSARRQEQPRHLQPPTELTSRVKSDEIRTKLLELDMVKDSGEAADVVLASNMISVGLDVGRLGLMLVNGQPKTIAEYIQATSRVGRGRVPGLVVTLYNASKSRDRSRYETFPTWHSALYRDVEATGLTPFAPRARDKALHAPFVAMARHLVPGMLDTPAAAADHEADLKALIDLICQRISNVDSGEADAARRELDEFLELWLRRGALPRYWANWSDDALLISADAQAISNAAGFTKGLARATPGTLRTVEPSTEFVIKEMAHSDAEEIQ is encoded by the coding sequence ATGACCAGTAACCCGTTGGGTGTCGCGCGCCAGCGTATGATCGAACGCCTCAGGCAGGATCTCATGGGGCCCTTGGCGGATGATGAGGTTCTGCATGACAGCCCGTCGGAGATCTACATGACGGGCATCCTGTTTGCCCAGAAGAGCCCGCAGGGCATGGGCGAGACGGAGGGCGCGGTTCTTGGTTCCGATGAGGGGGACGATGCCGCGTCCCGGGTGCCGCCGGATACTTTTCGCCCAAGTTCGGCAGGGTTGTCTTTCGCGGTTCGCCCGACGGATGGTGAAAACGTCCTTCTCAATGTGGATGTTTCGTCGGCCCGCTACGAGGCCCGACCACGTGCCACTTCCGACGATGGACGCCCGCGGTTTGATTGGGGGCGCAAACAGTTGACAGCCCGTCATTCCATCGAGCTGCCCAGTGATCGCGATGGCGAATATGATGTGCCCGGTGTTCCGGAGATGACGCTGTGGTTGCGCTCGCGCAGGCTTGGCGACCTTTACCTTGTGACTATCATTCTTCTGAACAGAAACGTAATGCCGGAGAAATCCGAGCCCGGATTACGCGACGTCGGCAACCTGCATCAAGTTGGGTTCAGCGTCGAAGCCGATCCTGATTTCGGTCTGATCGTTCCTCGTCCGGATCCAATGCTACGGATGCCGGATGAAGATCGGGCCACGGCCGCGCTGCTCTATCGCGACGCTCCCGATTATGGCGCTGGGCATACTTGCTCCATCCGGAGTGAGAATCTGCCAGATGGAACGGTTCGCCTTTCGACCGAGTGGTTGCCTTCGACGCTGGTCAGATCGCCAGGGCCTCTGGGTGATCCTGAGCATTTTGGGAAACTCGTCGCGAAGAAGCTGGAGGGTGCTCTCGGCTCTGAGTGGCTTTCTGTTGCGCCTTCTGGCGATGTTTGCGCGGCGCTCGACGAGCTCTGTGCATGTTACGATCAATGGATTGCTGCTCGAGAAGCTGAGGTCAATGCGTTACCAGCCGGGCACCAGGATACGGCGCGGCGTCATATGGACGAGTGTCGCATCGCGTCAGGCAGGATGAGAGAGGGCGTGGATCTGCTTCGGAAGGACGGTCCGGAACTCTTTGCATTCCGGCTCGCCAACCGCGCGCTCTGGCAACAGAACGAATGGAAACGAAAACGGGATTCCAGGATTGGCCCACTGGTCTGGCGCCCGTTTCAGATGGCCTTCGTGCTGCTATGCATGGCTTCGGCTGGGAACCGGGACCACGATGATCGTGGCGTGATGGACCTACTTTGGTTTCCCACCGGGGGCGGCAAGACCGAAGCTTACCTGCTGTTGACGGCATACACAGTTTTCATGCGCCGTCAGCTAGGAGGACCTGAGACTGCCGGCGTCACGGTTCTGATGCGCTACACATTGCGCCTGTTGACGGCGCAGCAGTTCCAGCGGGCAGCGGCGATGATCCTTGCCTGTGATCTATTGCGGACAGGGGACAGTGAGTGCCCGGGCATCAAGATCCCTTCCTCCCTCTCGCAAGGCGCGCCGATTTCCATTGGCCTTTGGGTCGGCAGGGACACAACTCCGAACAAGATCGTTGAAACAGAGAAGACCGGTTCGCCCGCACAGATCGAGCATTGCCCGGACTGCGGTTCACAACTCGAGTGGGATATCGCGTCCAGTGGTAACCGGATCCATGCAACCTGCCACGGCAACGGGTGCAGTTCAGGACAAGCACGAGACCATTTTCCCTTCTGGACGGTCGACGAAGATATCTACCGCGAACTTCCAACACTGCTGCTGGGCACTGCAGACAAGTTCGTTCAGATCGTCACGAAGAAGCAAACAGGGCGCCTTTTTGGCCTTGGTGATGCCGGTCAATTGCCACCCGATTTGATCATTCAGGATGAACTTCATCTCATCTCCGGGCCATTGGGTAGTATGGCAGGCCTCTTCGAAACCGCCATCGACGCCCTATGCACCCGGGAGGGACAGCGCCCTAAAGTGATCGGTTCTACAGCCACGATCAAGCGTGCGGCGGATCAGGTGCTGAATCTCTTTGATCGATCCGTCTTGCAGTTTCCACCGCCGGGATTGCACCATGCCAATTCAGGCTTTGCCTGTGTCGAGCAGGACAGCCCGGGACGGCTTTATCTGGGTGTGACAACAGCCGGTCGTACCGGCAGCTACATTTATCAGGCGATCGCATCTTCGCTCCTCCAGGCTGCGGCTGATCCGTCGCTTTCCGGTGCAGAGGAGGACTATTACTGGACGCTTGTAGGCTACTTCAACTCGCTGCGCGAACTCGGAAGCGCCTCGATCATCATGCAGGACGACGTCACGCATGGGCTCGAACTTGTATCAGCACGACGGCAAGAGCAGCCACGTCACCTTCAGCCGCCAACTGAGCTTACAAGCAGGGTGAAGTCTGACGAGATCCGTACCAAGCTCCTAGAGTTGGATATGGTCAAAGACAGTGGCGAGGCCGCCGACGTCGTTCTGGCATCCAACATGATCTCGGTCGGTCTCGACGTCGGGCGTCTGGGCCTGATGCTGGTCAATGGCCAGCCAAAGACAATCGCCGAATATATCCAGGCAACAAGCCGCGTTGGCCGCGGTCGCGTGCCCGGGCTTGTGGTTACACTCTACAATGCGAGCAAGTCCCGTGACCGAAGCCGTTATGAGACTTTCCCGACGTGGCACAGTGCCCTGTACCGGGATGTCGAGGCGACAGGCCTGACACCCTTTGCACCGAGGGCGCGGGACAAGGCGCTCCACGCTCCGTTTGTTGCCATGGCGCGGCATCTGGTACCCGGCATGTTAGACACACCGGCCGCGGCGGCGGACCACGAGGCAGACCTGAAAGCACTGATCGATTTGATATGTCAGCGCATCTCCAACGTGGACTCCGGGGAGGCTGATGCCGCTCGTCGCGAGCTTGACGAGTTCTTGGAGCTTTGGCTGCGCCGTGGAGCACTGCCGCGATACTGGGCCAACTGGTCGGACGATGCTTTGCTGATTTCAGCGGATGCACAGGCGATATCTAATGCCGCCGGCTTCACCAAGGGCCTCGCGCGAGCCACCCCGGGAACACTGCGCACCGTCGAGCCATCGACTGAATTCGTCATCAAGGAAATGGCGCATTCAGACGCTGAGGAAATCCAATGA
- a CDS encoding EcoRII N-terminal effector-binding domain-containing protein — protein MKKFSKPLTANDVGATGAHMAGIHIPKSDDELLAFLPPLDPKEYNPSEWITCVTPDGRELRLRYVYYNNRLHKPKGTRNEYRITHLTNYFKTEGAREGDTFEISKEEGAPRYLIDVVPAMQEVSEQVDESPVRIKISAGWRRVH, from the coding sequence ATGAAGAAATTCTCCAAACCGCTGACTGCGAACGATGTAGGGGCAACCGGAGCTCATATGGCCGGAATCCACATTCCTAAAAGCGACGACGAGCTTCTGGCTTTCCTTCCCCCCTTGGACCCCAAAGAATACAACCCGAGCGAATGGATCACTTGCGTGACACCGGACGGGCGCGAACTGCGTCTGCGTTACGTCTATTACAACAACCGCTTGCACAAACCCAAGGGGACACGGAACGAATACCGGATCACGCACCTGACGAACTACTTCAAGACAGAAGGGGCTAGGGAAGGTGACACATTTGAGATATCCAAGGAAGAAGGCGCGCCCCGTTACTTGATCGACGTAGTACCCGCCATGCAGGAAGTCAGTGAACAGGTCGACGAATCCCCCGTCCGCATCAAGATTTCTGCTGGCTGGCGCCGCGTACATTGA